Proteins encoded together in one Neobacillus sp. FSL H8-0543 window:
- the dmpG gene encoding 4-hydroxy-2-oxovalerate aldolase codes for MTKKITINDVTLRDGMHAVSHQYSKEQIAELTRIIDEAGADIIEATHGDGLGGSSIQFGLSKETESDIISTAVANAKNAKIAVLLLPGVGTIDQLKNARELGASVVRVATHCTEADVSEQHIKAGISLGMDTVGFLMMSHRTTPENLLVEAKKMESYGAQTVYVVDSAGALTMDDVRRRVSLFKDNLNVEIGFHAHNNLSLGVANSIVAIEEGATRIDGSLAGMGAGAGNAALEQLIAVMNKLKIQHNMDLYKTMDAAEYVMKPIMVRPVQIDRLSLTLGYTGVYSSFLLFAERAGKEYGVDPRDILTKIAEMGAVGGQEDWIIPVAQELARSK; via the coding sequence ATGACTAAAAAGATTACTATTAATGACGTAACACTTCGTGATGGAATGCATGCTGTTTCTCACCAGTATTCTAAAGAACAAATTGCTGAGTTAACTAGGATAATAGATGAAGCTGGAGCAGATATCATTGAAGCGACACATGGTGATGGTTTGGGTGGAAGTTCTATTCAGTTCGGTTTATCAAAAGAAACAGAGTCAGATATTATATCCACAGCAGTAGCTAATGCGAAAAATGCAAAAATAGCCGTCCTTCTTCTTCCTGGGGTTGGTACTATTGACCAGTTAAAGAATGCTAGGGAGCTAGGTGCTTCTGTTGTAAGAGTTGCAACACATTGTACGGAGGCTGATGTATCCGAACAACATATAAAAGCTGGCATTTCCCTTGGTATGGATACAGTGGGGTTTCTTATGATGTCACATAGAACAACTCCGGAAAATCTTTTGGTGGAAGCAAAGAAAATGGAGTCATATGGAGCACAAACTGTTTATGTCGTAGATTCCGCTGGTGCTTTGACAATGGATGATGTGCGTCGCAGAGTTTCCCTTTTTAAAGACAATTTAAATGTAGAAATTGGGTTCCACGCACATAATAACCTCTCCCTCGGAGTAGCTAATTCAATTGTAGCCATTGAAGAAGGTGCTACAAGAATAGATGGCAGTCTTGCGGGAATGGGAGCTGGTGCAGGTAATGCTGCGCTCGAGCAACTTATTGCTGTCATGAATAAACTAAAAATTCAGCATAATATGGATCTCTATAAAACCATGGATGCTGCTGAATACGTTATGAAACCGATAATGGTAAGACCTGTTCAAATAGATAGACTGAGCTTAACACTTGGTTATACAGGTGTGTATTCTTCTTTCTTACTTTTTGCAGAACGAGCTGGGAAAGAATATGGCGTAGATCCTAGAGATATTTTAACTAAAATAGCAGAGATGGGAGCTGTAGGGGGACAGGAAGACTGGATTATTCCAGTGGCACAGGAATTAGCAAGGAGTAAATAA
- a CDS encoding MmgE/PrpD family protein has protein sequence MSLSNEIVHAIRQRQKRGLPEEIREKVILHICDTIAISLASYKGAPIALKSIAGLSIGVKGGTGRVIGSEHRLPPAYAAFANTALAHALDYDDINDLARIHPTPVTLAAALAAADAEDTSKTDLITAVGLGNELLCRFGYAIEPRGTGTDSKWFLSQLFGYLGATITAGLVLGLDDNELVHALGLAYMQVAGGKEPGVGTGSQARSIYPAFSSMGGVQAAFLAREGVSAPASCLDGKTGLFLNYFGKNLNEKQRSVLLDTETWAFSDTSIKLYPSCRYSHPFIKSALVLRNHFRHDEVDQIVIGVNETANMLCQPLEDRCHPKTLQDAKFSIPFMVAFAFVHGSVHLNNLTEGALMDTQVLNLTKRIKIEQTQSDTPGIPIGDIKIVTAHGTKRHLERILPETHIDAVKKKFTECCMYANVSNPEVLWETLSHNLVFDGVNKLPIIIH, from the coding sequence TTGTCATTAAGCAATGAGATAGTGCATGCTATTCGTCAAAGACAGAAACGAGGATTGCCAGAAGAAATTCGTGAAAAGGTGATTCTCCATATATGCGATACGATTGCTATTTCCTTAGCTTCTTATAAAGGAGCACCTATTGCTTTAAAATCGATAGCGGGTCTTTCTATAGGTGTAAAAGGTGGGACGGGTCGAGTAATAGGAAGTGAGCATCGATTACCTCCCGCCTATGCTGCATTTGCTAATACGGCTTTAGCACATGCTTTAGACTATGATGACATCAATGATTTAGCTAGAATCCATCCAACACCTGTTACCTTAGCTGCCGCATTAGCAGCTGCTGACGCTGAGGATACAAGCAAAACGGACCTTATTACTGCAGTTGGACTTGGTAACGAGTTGTTGTGTCGATTTGGCTATGCAATAGAGCCCAGGGGTACTGGTACAGATTCCAAATGGTTCTTAAGTCAACTGTTTGGTTATTTAGGTGCCACAATCACTGCCGGACTTGTCCTTGGATTAGACGATAATGAGTTAGTTCATGCCTTAGGACTGGCATATATGCAAGTAGCTGGTGGTAAAGAGCCAGGAGTGGGTACTGGTTCCCAGGCTAGATCCATTTATCCGGCATTTTCATCAATGGGAGGTGTTCAAGCAGCATTTTTGGCTCGAGAAGGGGTGAGCGCACCTGCAAGTTGTCTGGATGGAAAGACGGGTCTTTTTCTAAATTATTTTGGGAAGAACCTAAATGAAAAACAACGAAGTGTATTGTTGGACACTGAAACATGGGCGTTTTCCGATACATCTATTAAACTTTATCCTAGCTGTCGTTACTCACATCCATTTATTAAATCTGCCCTTGTACTTCGAAATCATTTTAGGCATGATGAAGTTGACCAAATTGTGATAGGGGTAAATGAAACAGCGAATATGTTATGTCAACCACTTGAGGATCGTTGTCATCCTAAAACATTACAGGATGCTAAATTTAGTATTCCTTTTATGGTTGCATTTGCATTTGTTCATGGGAGTGTTCACTTGAATAATCTGACGGAGGGAGCTCTTATGGATACTCAGGTTTTAAATTTGACTAAGCGTATAAAAATTGAGCAAACACAGTCTGATACTCCTGGAATTCCTATAGGAGATATTAAGATAGTAACCGCCCATGGAACAAAAAGACATTTAGAACGTATACTTCCTGAAACACATATTGATGCAGTTAAGAAGAAATTTACCGAATGTTGTATGTATGCAAACGTATCCAATCCAGAAGTGCTGTGGGAAACGTTAAGCCATAATTTAGTTTTTGATGGAGTAAACAAATTACCAATAATAATTCATTAA
- a CDS encoding SDR family NAD(P)-dependent oxidoreductase: MGIGESMAKLFATKGAEVVVVGRRSEKGEHIVQSIISQGGEAKFIQTDMTKDDQVERLVNSTIDTYGQIDILINNDGKLLRNPSLN; this comes from the coding sequence ATTGGAATTGGGGAATCCATGGCCAAGTTATTTGCCACTAAAGGAGCCGAGGTTGTTGTAGTTGGCAGACGTAGTGAAAAAGGAGAGCATATTGTTCAATCCATCATTTCTCAAGGCGGTGAAGCCAAGTTTATTCAAACAGATATGACAAAGGATGACCAGGTTGAGAGATTGGTTAATAGCACGATAGACACATATGGACAAATTGATATTCTTATTAACAATGACGGAAAATTGTTGAGAAACCCTTCATTGAATTAA
- the arcC gene encoding carbamate kinase — protein MRKLAIVAIGGNSLVRENGRDSVQDQYEAVSETAVNIADMVQEGYNVVVTHGNGPQVGFGLRRSEIANEVAGIPVVPLVNCVADTQGGIGYQIQQALTNEFTKRGINKKVATIVTQVEVDINDSNFENPTKPVGSFFTLEQVEEMKMEHPKWIFIEDSGRGYRRVVPSPKPIDIVEKEAINSLVDAGYVVISVGGGGIPVVKTRDNAYVGVDAVIDKDFATSLLAEQVNAEILIITTGVPRVCINFGKPNQLALEKITVEETKQYVLENHFPPGSMLPKIEASLSFLGNGGKRVVITNPESLKDAINNKQGTHIVNGLSLNRDVEVC, from the coding sequence ATGAGGAAATTGGCTATTGTAGCTATTGGTGGCAACTCACTAGTCCGAGAAAATGGACGTGACTCTGTTCAAGATCAATATGAAGCTGTTAGTGAGACGGCCGTAAATATCGCAGATATGGTTCAAGAAGGCTACAATGTCGTTGTGACTCATGGAAATGGCCCACAGGTTGGCTTTGGACTTAGAAGGTCTGAAATTGCAAATGAAGTTGCTGGAATACCTGTTGTGCCGCTTGTCAATTGCGTTGCAGATACGCAGGGGGGAATTGGCTACCAAATTCAACAAGCATTAACCAATGAATTTACTAAAAGAGGTATAAATAAAAAAGTTGCAACGATCGTTACACAAGTTGAAGTTGACATTAATGATTCGAATTTCGAAAATCCAACAAAACCGGTTGGTTCATTCTTTACTTTAGAACAAGTGGAAGAGATGAAAATGGAACATCCTAAGTGGATTTTTATAGAAGATTCCGGACGTGGTTATCGAAGAGTGGTTCCATCACCCAAACCAATTGATATTGTTGAAAAAGAAGCGATCAATTCTTTGGTAGATGCTGGTTACGTAGTGATTTCAGTTGGCGGCGGCGGCATTCCAGTTGTAAAAACACGAGATAATGCGTATGTTGGTGTTGATGCGGTAATTGATAAGGATTTTGCGACCAGTCTTTTAGCGGAACAAGTCAATGCTGAGATATTAATCATTACAACTGGTGTTCCAAGAGTATGTATTAATTTTGGAAAACCAAATCAACTAGCCTTAGAAAAAATTACAGTAGAAGAGACAAAACAATATGTTCTTGAAAACCACTTTCCACCGGGCAGTATGCTGCCAAAAATTGAAGCTAGCCTAAGTTTCTTGGGAAATGGTGGAAAGAGAGTAGTTATTACAAATCCAGAAAGTTTAAAAGATGCAATTAATAATAAACAAGGTACTCACATTGTCAACGGCTTAAGCCTGAATAGAGATGTAGAGGTTTGTTAG
- a CDS encoding SDR family oxidoreductase, which yields MVEKPFIELTKSDWEEFVTLDAYSYFLAMQLVLPHMEKRKSGNIVNVTSLAALSVRTTLALYSFVKAGVTHMSKVVASEYANKGIRVNCSLPGVDYTEMIADNPNKPHMERKIPMGRMSTSEEQAKTILFLTSDDSSYMTGSSIVSDGGVRGI from the coding sequence ATTGTTGAGAAACCCTTCATTGAATTAACAAAAAGTGACTGGGAGGAATTTGTCACCCTTGATGCCTATTCCTATTTTCTCGCCATGCAGCTTGTGCTCCCACATATGGAAAAACGAAAATCAGGTAATATTGTCAACGTCACTTCCTTGGCTGCCTTAAGTGTTAGGACCACCCTTGCACTCTATAGTTTTGTCAAAGCTGGTGTCACTCACATGTCTAAAGTTGTTGCTTCTGAATATGCCAATAAAGGCATTCGGGTCAATTGCTCATTGCCAGGTGTCGACTATACTGAAATGATCGCAGATAATCCAAATAAGCCTCATATGGAAAGGAAGATTCCAATGGGCCGCATGTCGACATCAGAAGAGCAAGCCAAAACAATTCTATTTTTAACTTCTGATGATTCATCTTATATGACTGGTTCATCAATCGTTTCAGATGGCGGAGTGAGAGGAATTTAA
- a CDS encoding purine/pyrimidine permease: MKTENKYLSTFQWFIYILANSIALPIVIGNVFQLPSTDISSLMQRTFFIVGLSSFIQGKFGHRYPIADGPAGSWVSIFVIFASIGTQQGLTMMETLQTLEAGLIVSGLLLLLLGITKWVRHLLFLFSPIVTGTFLFILAIQLCGVFIRGMVSIDSNTGQMDGVSFFLAICIFFLIILLSSKAKGWVKNYAILLGILAGWIVFTIIRKGDQSISLSVDWIKPPEIFPWGFPVLTGGVLVTAILFTFLLISNTFAAISAAEEAIPNNKEQFRDKLNRGTWIGGVSHLFSAVLSTIAVVPLPATAGFVRLTKQYRINPFLFACGIMVFISLSPKIVGLLASLPLPVASAALLATLIEMLGIAIRSLTKQPLNDRNITIIGVSLLVGIGIMFLPDDIFNGLPYVIQNIGKNGLLVGTFLAIIFEQLWKPKN, encoded by the coding sequence ATGAAGACAGAAAACAAATATTTAAGTACCTTTCAATGGTTTATCTATATACTTGCTAATTCTATTGCGCTGCCAATTGTAATTGGCAATGTGTTTCAGCTCCCTTCAACAGACATTTCCTCATTAATGCAACGTACGTTTTTTATTGTAGGATTAAGTTCTTTTATTCAAGGGAAATTTGGACATAGATATCCGATAGCAGATGGTCCAGCTGGTTCTTGGGTTAGTATTTTTGTTATTTTTGCGAGCATTGGAACTCAACAAGGTTTGACAATGATGGAGACATTACAAACACTAGAGGCGGGATTAATCGTTTCTGGATTATTATTACTACTGTTAGGGATAACAAAGTGGGTTCGTCATTTACTGTTTCTCTTTTCACCCATTGTAACAGGCACATTTCTATTTATATTAGCCATTCAATTATGTGGAGTCTTTATAAGGGGAATGGTGTCAATAGATAGCAACACGGGTCAAATGGATGGGGTAAGCTTTTTCCTAGCTATTTGTATTTTTTTCTTAATTATTTTACTTTCCTCTAAAGCTAAGGGATGGGTAAAAAACTATGCGATTTTATTAGGAATCTTAGCAGGATGGATTGTATTCACTATTATTAGAAAAGGTGATCAAAGCATTTCACTATCTGTTGATTGGATTAAGCCCCCGGAAATTTTCCCGTGGGGGTTCCCCGTACTAACTGGGGGTGTATTGGTTACAGCTATCTTATTTACCTTTTTACTGATTTCTAATACATTTGCCGCTATTTCAGCAGCGGAGGAAGCAATCCCAAATAATAAGGAGCAATTCCGAGACAAGCTTAATCGGGGAACGTGGATAGGAGGAGTTTCTCATCTTTTTTCTGCCGTACTCTCAACCATTGCTGTTGTACCATTACCAGCTACAGCTGGTTTTGTCAGATTAACAAAACAATATCGGATTAATCCTTTTCTGTTTGCTTGTGGGATTATGGTATTCATTTCCTTGTCTCCAAAGATTGTAGGTCTATTGGCTTCTCTACCTTTACCGGTAGCCAGTGCAGCCCTTCTAGCTACACTAATTGAGATGCTTGGAATCGCCATTCGCTCACTGACAAAACAACCATTAAATGATAGGAATATTACCATTATTGGGGTATCCTTACTAGTAGGAATAGGAATCATGTTTTTACCGGATGATATTTTTAACGGTCTTCCATATGTCATTCAAAATATAGGGAAAAATGGTTTATTAGTAGGAACATTTCTAGCGATTATATTTGAACAACTTTGGAAACCAAAAAATTAA
- a CDS encoding PucR family transcriptional regulator ligand-binding domain-containing protein: MLTVKDLFEIKAIDGLKIVAGEKGINNEITIVNIIENPEAFDWLSPNELLLSTGYIFKDNEELQNRIIKELSDINCAGLVIKMKRYFDKLPQNMIDQANKLGLPLLELPFEYTLSRVISIINEKASGRYDLLNRKTLDIHNLFFRITLEGGGIDRILSMLSETINNPIIFVNEDWKLVDYTEHENNKFPLSYCLDLVKNRPPFSKEFIESIPKNVSEYKRTIKRNYYLEGMEIKCRILPVAAAISIYGYIIVWQTVRELTEFDFIILEQASTNIVLERIKAKEIEEVKLKIRHDFFDDLLTGKITSSETIHSLSEMHGLHTNYMYYCIVINIEIEEFQQYEDMVARRVSLENKARKCVDLIYDYAKTADGEVTCFHRNNRIIILIGQHENRPAVSVYEAKQYTNKLYSILKKQVSDSTFLIGIGRQYRTVRSLHKSFSEANESIRLMRKFEDSGGVSHFEDHSIYHFLDSNIKDMELEEFFMKRLGKVYENDQSHGTSYIITLENYFQNNLNISETAKAMFLHRNTLIYRIEKIKEILNSDLKNSEELLQIQLALKIFRLLNKKLRIDS; encoded by the coding sequence TTGTTAACCGTTAAAGACCTTTTTGAAATTAAAGCCATTGATGGATTAAAAATAGTAGCAGGGGAAAAAGGAATTAATAATGAGATAACCATTGTAAATATTATTGAAAATCCTGAGGCATTCGATTGGCTTTCACCAAATGAACTGCTATTATCTACAGGATATATTTTTAAAGACAATGAAGAATTACAAAATCGTATCATCAAGGAGCTTTCTGACATTAACTGTGCCGGACTAGTTATCAAAATGAAAAGATACTTTGATAAACTCCCACAGAACATGATTGACCAAGCAAATAAGCTTGGATTACCTTTACTGGAGTTGCCATTTGAATATACTTTATCAAGAGTCATCTCAATTATTAATGAAAAAGCATCAGGAAGATACGATTTATTAAATAGAAAAACCCTAGACATACATAATTTATTCTTTAGAATTACACTTGAAGGCGGTGGAATTGATCGAATTTTATCAATGTTATCCGAGACCATTAATAATCCGATTATTTTTGTAAATGAGGATTGGAAGCTAGTTGACTATACAGAACATGAAAATAATAAATTCCCACTTTCATATTGTCTTGATTTGGTGAAAAATAGACCTCCGTTCTCAAAAGAATTCATTGAATCTATTCCAAAAAATGTAAGTGAATACAAAAGGACGATTAAACGAAATTATTACTTAGAAGGTATGGAAATAAAATGCAGAATCCTGCCAGTTGCGGCAGCAATCTCTATTTATGGATATATTATTGTATGGCAAACAGTAAGAGAATTAACTGAATTTGACTTCATTATTTTAGAGCAGGCATCGACGAACATTGTACTTGAAAGGATAAAAGCGAAGGAAATAGAGGAAGTGAAATTAAAAATCAGACATGACTTTTTCGATGATTTGCTTACTGGGAAAATAACCTCTAGTGAAACCATTCATTCGCTAAGTGAAATGCACGGACTTCATACGAATTATATGTATTACTGTATTGTGATTAATATAGAAATAGAGGAGTTCCAGCAGTATGAGGATATGGTGGCTAGAAGGGTTAGTTTGGAGAATAAAGCTAGGAAATGTGTGGATCTAATCTATGATTACGCCAAAACAGCAGACGGAGAAGTTACCTGCTTTCACCGAAACAATCGAATCATCATCTTAATTGGACAGCACGAAAACCGACCAGCCGTTTCCGTTTATGAAGCAAAACAATATACTAATAAACTATACAGTATTCTAAAAAAGCAAGTAAGTGATTCCACCTTTTTAATCGGAATTGGCAGACAGTACAGAACGGTTCGTTCTCTTCATAAAAGCTTTTCCGAAGCAAATGAATCAATAAGATTGATGCGAAAATTTGAAGATAGTGGCGGCGTATCCCATTTTGAAGATCATTCTATCTACCACTTTTTAGATTCTAATATTAAGGACATGGAATTAGAAGAATTCTTTATGAAGCGACTCGGAAAAGTTTATGAAAACGATCAGTCACATGGAACAAGCTACATTATTACACTGGAAAATTATTTTCAGAATAACCTTAATATCAGTGAAACAGCAAAAGCGATGTTCTTGCATCGGAACACACTCATTTATAGAATTGAGAAAATCAAAGAAATATTAAATTCTGATTTAAAGAATTCAGAGGAACTGCTTCAAATCCAATTAGCATTAAAGATTTTTAGATTGTTAAACAAGAAACTTCGGATAGATTCATAA
- a CDS encoding DUF6063 family protein: protein MNAETIKRASAVYFTLLKDKVIDENSEHFQTYFDPDVRQTVLLLADESGTYIIESPKRIQLVVQPTGSVFATNFTHMKDKHRQIETKKHFHLVSVVIMSFLATIDRNQAAKIRTKREGISYYALERQVNDLISNWDSILKTRPAFGEDERIDMKEVVTTWKYMEVDTEDYGVKKGNRRTRIGLIANAMRLLETEGLIVILDRDDIPKAIPKQELFERIEYLYHDYDRYELFKKLMTSEVDEHAENLSN from the coding sequence ATGAATGCAGAAACGATCAAAAGAGCATCCGCTGTCTATTTTACTTTATTAAAAGATAAAGTAATCGACGAAAATAGTGAACACTTCCAGACTTATTTTGATCCGGATGTAAGACAGACCGTTCTTTTACTAGCAGACGAATCAGGTACATATATCATTGAATCGCCTAAACGCATCCAATTAGTTGTCCAGCCAACAGGCTCCGTCTTTGCTACGAATTTTACCCATATGAAAGATAAGCATCGGCAAATCGAAACGAAAAAACACTTTCATCTAGTTAGCGTTGTTATTATGTCTTTTTTAGCAACTATAGATCGCAACCAGGCTGCAAAGATTCGTACGAAGCGGGAAGGGATAAGCTATTACGCATTAGAACGGCAAGTTAACGACTTGATAAGTAATTGGGATAGCATTCTTAAAACTAGACCTGCCTTCGGAGAAGATGAACGTATTGATATGAAGGAAGTTGTGACAACCTGGAAATACATGGAGGTTGACACAGAGGATTATGGAGTTAAAAAAGGCAATAGACGAACGAGAATCGGTTTAATTGCCAACGCTATGCGCTTATTAGAGACGGAAGGGCTGATCGTCATCCTCGATCGGGACGATATTCCCAAGGCGATTCCAAAACAAGAGCTTTTTGAACGAATTGAATACCTGTATCATGATTATGATCGTTATGAATTATTCAAAAAATTAATGACTTCAGAGGTGGATGAGCATGCCGAAAATCTATCGAATTAG
- a CDS encoding Wadjet anti-phage system protein JetD domain-containing protein, producing the protein MRGFIADIQHPKQKKKINSNDLELQLRKLLEDYFELDGYMLFHRAIETLQAEGQLIPIQNNQYNGRNPSLPLYYWVNIKAQTDKWDRLEMMKLGDQFDFSFYERHPEWQTRDEWMRIHNVYMFLKSSQVREIVSVEERSLELFGHEKFLLDGDSFPDGKGFLTRIGISEEQLKMVNYGEPFVFWIKQGIEIKDIQRILIVENLSFFHTSIKLLEANKLDYEPELIIYGEGMKIERSFSFFYRMFPPKNYLFYYVGDLDAEGYGILIRLIEKYPESCIQPAIKIYRKMLECLEQRNEQKQGQTQNVKYRDAIFQWFTEEEQALLQQLWRENKRIAQEVLTIETWR; encoded by the coding sequence GTGAGAGGTTTTATTGCTGATATTCAGCACCCTAAACAAAAAAAGAAAATAAATAGTAATGATTTAGAACTTCAGTTGCGCAAGCTTTTGGAAGATTATTTTGAACTGGACGGCTATATGCTGTTTCATCGTGCCATTGAAACATTGCAAGCGGAAGGACAACTTATTCCGATACAAAATAATCAGTATAATGGAAGAAACCCATCTTTGCCTTTATATTACTGGGTTAATATAAAGGCTCAGACAGACAAATGGGATCGTCTAGAGATGATGAAATTAGGTGATCAGTTTGACTTTTCCTTTTATGAACGTCACCCCGAATGGCAAACGAGAGACGAATGGATGCGAATTCATAATGTATATATGTTTCTTAAGTCTAGTCAGGTACGAGAAATCGTGTCGGTTGAAGAAAGAAGCCTCGAGCTCTTTGGTCATGAAAAATTCTTACTAGACGGTGATAGTTTTCCTGATGGAAAAGGGTTTTTAACTAGAATTGGGATATCTGAAGAGCAGCTTAAAATGGTGAACTACGGAGAGCCTTTTGTATTTTGGATCAAACAAGGGATAGAAATAAAAGATATTCAGCGGATATTGATTGTTGAAAATCTATCATTTTTCCATACTTCCATTAAGTTATTGGAAGCAAATAAACTCGATTATGAACCTGAACTGATTATTTATGGTGAAGGGATGAAAATTGAACGAAGTTTTTCTTTTTTCTATCGAATGTTTCCGCCAAAAAACTATCTTTTTTATTACGTAGGAGACCTTGATGCGGAAGGATATGGTATCCTCATTAGGCTTATAGAAAAATATCCCGAATCCTGTATCCAGCCTGCGATAAAAATTTATCGCAAAATGCTCGAATGTCTAGAACAAAGGAATGAGCAAAAACAAGGACAAACACAAAACGTCAAATACCGTGATGCAATCTTTCAATGGTTTACGGAAGAAGAACAAGCTTTATTGCAGCAGTTATGGCGAGAAAATAAGCGGATAGCTCAAGAAGTCTTAACAATAGAAACCTGGAGGTGA
- a CDS encoding acetaldehyde dehydrogenase (acetylating) → MVDKKVNVAIIGSGNIGTDLMKKLLRSDVLNPTVMIGVDPQSRGLALARENGIETIDYGIKGLEEKPELADIVFDATSAKAHHVHAAILKKLGKKVIDLTPAAVGPYCVPAVSLDKEAVYSHENVNMVTCGGQATVPIMKAISDIVSVEYGEIIASISSKSAGPGTRQNIDEFTETTAHALIEIGGAKKAKALIVLNPADPPILMRNTVFAKLEGNYVGRENEIIDSIYKMVESVKEYVPGYHLMSEPVIKDGIVKVFVEVEGLGDYLPKYSGNLDIITSAAVRTAEVIATSIAVKENR, encoded by the coding sequence TTGGTGGATAAAAAGGTAAATGTTGCGATTATTGGCTCGGGAAACATAGGAACGGATTTAATGAAGAAATTATTGAGAAGTGATGTTCTAAACCCTACTGTCATGATTGGTGTGGATCCACAATCTAGAGGATTGGCTTTAGCAAGAGAAAATGGCATAGAGACAATTGATTATGGAATTAAAGGGCTGGAAGAAAAACCTGAGCTTGCAGATATAGTCTTTGATGCGACATCAGCAAAAGCTCACCACGTACATGCGGCAATCTTAAAAAAGCTTGGGAAAAAAGTCATTGACCTAACTCCAGCTGCTGTTGGACCATATTGTGTGCCGGCAGTTAGTTTGGATAAGGAAGCAGTATATTCTCATGAAAATGTAAATATGGTTACTTGTGGAGGACAAGCAACCGTTCCTATAATGAAAGCGATTTCTGATATTGTATCTGTTGAGTATGGGGAAATTATTGCCTCGATTTCTAGTAAAAGTGCTGGCCCAGGAACAAGACAAAACATTGACGAGTTTACAGAAACAACTGCACATGCATTAATAGAAATTGGCGGAGCAAAAAAGGCAAAAGCATTAATAGTTTTAAATCCGGCTGATCCTCCAATATTAATGAGAAATACAGTGTTTGCTAAGTTAGAAGGAAATTATGTAGGGAGAGAAAATGAAATCATTGATTCTATTTATAAAATGGTAGAATCCGTAAAAGAATATGTGCCTGGTTATCACTTAATGTCTGAACCGGTTATTAAAGATGGAATCGTAAAAGTATTTGTTGAGGTTGAGGGTCTGGGGGATTACTTACCAAAATACTCAGGGAATCTTGATATTATTACTTCTGCAGCTGTTCGCACTGCAGAGGTAATAGCAACTTCCATTGCTGTAAAGGAGAATAGATGA